A segment of the Streptococcus dysgalactiae subsp. dysgalactiae genome:
GATGGTTTATCAAAACTGGTTGTGGGGCATGTGCTTTCTTGCGAAGATGTGCCAGAGACACATTTGCATTTGTGTCAGGTAGATACAGGTGATGAAACGCCACGTCAAATTGTGTGTGGCGCACCAAACGTGAAAGCAGGGATTAAGGTTATCGTGGCTGTGCCAGGTGCTCGTATTGCAGATAATTATAAAATCAAAAAAGGCAAAATCCGAGGCATGGAATCTCTTGGCATGATTTGTTCCTTGCAAGAACTTGGTTTGTCAGATAGTATCATTCCAAAAGAATTTTCAGACGGTATTCAAATCTTGCCAGAAGAGGCTGTGCCAGGTGATGCCATTTTTAAATACCTTGACTTGGATGATCATATTATTGAATTGTCTATTACACCTAACCGTGCAGATGCGCTTTCTATGCGAGGTGTGGCACATGAAGTCGCAGCTATTTATGGCAAGTCAATATCATTTCCAGAAAAAAATCTACAAGAATCTGATAAGGCAACTTCAGAAGCCATTGAAGTGGCCATTGCCTCTGATAAAGTTCTAACTTACGCTAGCCGTGTCGTGAAAAATGTCAAAGTTAAGCCAAGTCCACAATGGTTGCAAAACCTTTTAATGAATGCTGGTATTCGTCCTATTAATAATGTGGTTGATGTGACCAACTATGTGCTCTTGTACTTTGGTCAACCTATGCATGCTTTTGATTATGATAAATTTGAAGACCATAAGATTGTGGCGCGTGCGGCTCGTCAAGGGGAAAGTATAGTCACACTTGATGGTGAAAAACGGGAATTGACCACTGAGGATCTTGTTATTACCGTGGCTGACAAACCAGTTGCTTTAGCAGGTGTTATGGGTGGTCAAGCCACTGAAATTGATGCCAACTCTCAGACGGTTGTTCTTGAAGCAGCTGTTTTCGATGGCAAATCGATTCGTAAAACGAGTGGTCGTTTAAACCTTCGTTCGGAATCATCTTCACGCTTTGAAAAAGGTGTTAACTATGCAACTGTTTTAGAAGCACTTGACTTTGCAGCGGCTATGTTACAAGAATTGGCAGAAGGTCAGGTCTTATCAGGCCATGTTCAAGCTGGTCAATTGGCAACAGAACCTGTTGAAGTCTCAACTAGCCTTGACTATGTGAATGTTCGTTTAGGAACAGAGTTAACTTTTAAAGACATTCAAACTGTTTTTGATCAACTTGGCTTTGGACTAACAGGAGATGAAACAAGCTTCACGGTAGCTGTTCCGCGCCGTCGTTGGGATATTAGTATTCCGGCTGATTTGGTGGAAGAAATTGCGCGTATTTATGGTTATGATAAGTTGCCAACAACCTTACCAGAGGCAGGAGGAACAGCTGCAGAATTAACGCCAACACAGGCCCTTCGTCGTAAAGTCCGTGGCTTAGCGGAAGGATTGGGCTTGACTGAAATCATTTCGTATGCCTTGACAACACCAGAGAAAGCTGTCGAGTTTGCAGTGGCACCAAGTCACCTGACAGAACTCATGTGGCCAATGTCTGTAGAACGTTCAGCACTACGTCAAAATATGGTTTCAGGGATGTTAGATACGGTTGCCTATAATGTGGCTCGTAAACAAAGTAACTTGGCTCTTTATGAAATTGGGAAAATCTTTGAACAAGAAGCTAATCCAAAAGAAGATCTTCCTAATGAAGTGAACCATTTTGCTTTTGCTATTTGTGGCTTAGTGGCACAAAAAGATTTCCAAACCCAAGCACAGGTGGTTGATTTTTATCATGCTAAGGGTATCTTGGATACTTTATTTGCAAACCTTAATCTCAAGGTTCAATATGTGCCAACCAAAGACTTAGCAAGCATGCATCCAGGCCGAACAGCGCTTATCCTGTTAGATGAGCAAGTGATTGGATTTGTTGGTCAAGTTCATCCAGGAACAGCAAAGGCTTATAGTATTCCTGAAACCTATGTGGCAGAATTGGATATGGCTGCTTTAGAAGCAGCTTTGCCAAGTAATCAAACTTTTGCGGAAAT
Coding sequences within it:
- the pheT gene encoding phenylalanine--tRNA ligase subunit beta — encoded protein: MLVSYKWLKELVDIDVTPAALAEKMSTTGIEVEGIEVPADGLSKLVVGHVLSCEDVPETHLHLCQVDTGDETPRQIVCGAPNVKAGIKVIVAVPGARIADNYKIKKGKIRGMESLGMICSLQELGLSDSIIPKEFSDGIQILPEEAVPGDAIFKYLDLDDHIIELSITPNRADALSMRGVAHEVAAIYGKSISFPEKNLQESDKATSEAIEVAIASDKVLTYASRVVKNVKVKPSPQWLQNLLMNAGIRPINNVVDVTNYVLLYFGQPMHAFDYDKFEDHKIVARAARQGESIVTLDGEKRELTTEDLVITVADKPVALAGVMGGQATEIDANSQTVVLEAAVFDGKSIRKTSGRLNLRSESSSRFEKGVNYATVLEALDFAAAMLQELAEGQVLSGHVQAGQLATEPVEVSTSLDYVNVRLGTELTFKDIQTVFDQLGFGLTGDETSFTVAVPRRRWDISIPADLVEEIARIYGYDKLPTTLPEAGGTAAELTPTQALRRKVRGLAEGLGLTEIISYALTTPEKAVEFAVAPSHLTELMWPMSVERSALRQNMVSGMLDTVAYNVARKQSNLALYEIGKIFEQEANPKEDLPNEVNHFAFAICGLVAQKDFQTQAQVVDFYHAKGILDTLFANLNLKVQYVPTKDLASMHPGRTALILLDEQVIGFVGQVHPGTAKAYSIPETYVAELDMAALEAALPSNQTFAEITKFPAMTRDIALLLDREVSHQAIVTAIESAGIKRLTKIKLFDVYEGATIQAGKKSMAYSLTFQNPNDNLTDEEVAKYMEKMTKALTEQVGAEVR